In the Paenibacillus sp. FSL H7-0357 genome, one interval contains:
- a CDS encoding class I SAM-dependent methyltransferase — translation MATDLFDIQLWEQAWKEDPSSTANQMKRAGIDPTHGFDHKAKVFDEEVFSEGGRRRSERIIGWMEGQGVDFSGLSVLDIGAASGGFSVPFAERGAKVTAVEPNVPLADLFEANTARVSSGKEKITLVREAFEDLDIAAMGWEKGFDLVFVSMCPVIIDWDSVERVLSCARQYCYISTSAGSRQHSLIHEVMPLLTGREMHPDSSDMAYLNHLLYLKGYAYESIVTREMKSTELSVEAAIEEVLQLLKMHHLPAHEVSRNIVTDYIRSKYQEKKVTVQQGGRFGKVLIRLQDQNMYSKS, via the coding sequence ATGGCAACAGATTTATTTGATATTCAATTGTGGGAGCAGGCGTGGAAGGAGGACCCCTCATCCACGGCCAACCAGATGAAGCGTGCTGGCATTGATCCCACGCATGGGTTTGATCATAAGGCCAAGGTGTTTGATGAAGAGGTATTCAGTGAAGGCGGAAGACGCAGAAGCGAGCGGATTATCGGCTGGATGGAAGGGCAGGGAGTGGATTTTTCCGGACTCAGCGTACTGGATATCGGTGCGGCTTCAGGGGGCTTCAGCGTACCCTTTGCCGAGCGCGGGGCCAAGGTTACCGCTGTTGAGCCCAACGTACCGCTGGCTGATTTATTTGAGGCCAATACAGCCCGTGTCAGCTCCGGAAAAGAAAAGATAACCTTAGTGCGGGAAGCATTCGAGGACCTCGACATAGCTGCAATGGGCTGGGAGAAAGGGTTTGATCTGGTATTCGTCTCCATGTGTCCGGTGATCATTGACTGGGATAGCGTGGAGAGAGTGCTGAGCTGTGCCCGTCAATATTGTTATATCAGTACTTCAGCTGGGAGCAGACAGCACAGTCTTATTCATGAGGTGATGCCGCTGCTGACCGGGAGGGAGATGCACCCGGATTCCTCAGATATGGCGTATTTGAACCATCTGCTTTACTTGAAAGGCTATGCCTATGAGTCCATTGTGACACGAGAAATGAAAAGCACCGAACTCTCCGTAGAGGCGGCAATTGAAGAGGTCTTGCAACTGTTGAAGATGCATCATCTGCCTGCCCACGAAGTTTCCCGGAATATTGTTACGGATTATATACGCAGCAAGTATCAAGAGAAGAAGGTAACGGTTCAGCAGGGCGGACGTTTCGGCAAGGTGCTGATCCGGCTGCAGGATCAGAATATGTACAGCAAATCATAA
- a CDS encoding Rrf2 family transcriptional regulator, which translates to MKYSKATNYALHTMLFLVVAASDKPVGVQQLAERQEVSPTYLSKILTKLVKAGLIESASGANGGYRLKRKKEDISFLDIIHAIEGTASLFDCTLNHPSECLIQQEMVEAERRMEEYLRNKKISELAAQITVAL; encoded by the coding sequence ATGAAATATTCAAAGGCAACAAATTATGCGCTGCATACGATGCTCTTTTTGGTGGTGGCTGCGTCCGACAAGCCGGTAGGCGTACAGCAGTTAGCAGAGCGGCAGGAGGTTTCCCCTACGTATCTGTCCAAGATTTTGACCAAGCTGGTGAAAGCTGGACTGATCGAGTCGGCATCGGGTGCGAATGGCGGTTATCGGCTTAAGCGCAAGAAGGAAGACATTTCATTTCTCGACATCATTCATGCCATTGAAGGCACGGCCTCGTTGTTTGATTGCACACTAAATCATCCCAGCGAGTGTCTGATTCAGCAGGAAATGGTGGAAGCTGAACGGCGGATGGAAGAGTATTTGCGGAACAAAAAAATCTCCGAGCTTGCTGCACAGATAACGGTGGCTTTATAA
- a CDS encoding serine hydrolase, translated as MRKIMLVVMAFLMFPLSAFAAGPQGSPSAVTLNMEDAKRFGADFFKQQEIQEQLAGAVLVIVKDGKILLNQGYGYANVAAKQPVDAEKTLFRLASVSKLFTAAGVMQLSESGKVDLDTDVQRYLPGLHINNTSGLPLTLKHLMTHTTGFDNGDVLESGTPSTLEKFVKEKMPTIVRKPGEVYRYDNFGFTLQGYIIQQVSRMPFENYMAEKLFKPLGMSNTSFIFDDKVIKRMATPYDNQLQPTEQIPNDPVSAPEGGMTSTGKDMAQFMLAMLNSGKKGENRILQPESIQAMEHSSVAIHPKVPGNGYAFESTYSQDYNGYKVAEKGGDLSGFHSNLWLLPEQNTGIFLALNSDKGNLRQPLFHQFMSRYFPKASKAPASIEPAATQEQLQRFAGLYRHLRTPALTSEITAIDGALLVKDVFGEHKLRQNEELLFYDEEDKPAGFKLDADGKVLYFYYNQPDSWLEKLPEPQHFSDVGSDHPYAKYIYNLVQLGAIPESTGSFQPDRPVTRGQFIAQLIPLAGFQSSTRPSAFKDTKGSPYETAIQTALDYGVVQGLPGSYFGPDLPLTREQAATFVWRIAHIGLGAAPVKAAVQKPFSDWAAEGVQYVVGRGLYGPDAELSDGKVNYRAQDPMLNQEAAALIYRLLQNLL; from the coding sequence ATGAGAAAAATTATGCTTGTTGTTATGGCCTTCTTGATGTTCCCCCTCTCTGCCTTTGCCGCCGGTCCGCAAGGCTCCCCCTCTGCGGTTACGCTCAACATGGAGGATGCGAAGCGGTTTGGCGCTGATTTTTTTAAGCAGCAAGAGATACAGGAGCAGCTGGCTGGAGCTGTTCTAGTCATCGTTAAGGATGGAAAGATTCTGCTGAACCAGGGCTATGGGTATGCCAATGTTGCTGCCAAACAGCCGGTTGATGCGGAGAAGACCTTGTTTCGTCTGGCTTCCGTATCCAAGCTGTTTACTGCAGCTGGCGTGATGCAGCTGAGCGAATCAGGCAAGGTTGATCTGGACACAGACGTGCAGAGGTATCTGCCGGGTCTGCACATTAACAACACAAGCGGATTACCGCTTACCCTCAAACATCTGATGACCCATACTACCGGTTTCGACAACGGAGATGTCCTTGAATCCGGAACCCCTTCCACACTGGAGAAATTCGTGAAGGAGAAGATGCCTACAATCGTCCGCAAGCCGGGTGAGGTCTACCGCTACGACAACTTCGGCTTCACCCTGCAAGGTTACATCATTCAACAAGTCTCCCGGATGCCCTTTGAGAATTACATGGCCGAAAAGCTATTCAAGCCACTTGGGATGAGCAACACCAGCTTCATTTTCGATGATAAGGTGATCAAGCGGATGGCCACCCCATATGATAACCAGCTGCAGCCGACCGAGCAGATTCCCAACGACCCGGTTAGCGCTCCTGAAGGCGGCATGACTTCTACCGGGAAGGATATGGCCCAGTTCATGCTTGCGATGCTGAACAGCGGGAAGAAGGGGGAGAACCGGATTCTTCAACCAGAATCCATACAGGCCATGGAGCACAGCAGCGTAGCGATCCACCCTAAGGTTCCAGGAAACGGTTATGCCTTCGAGTCTACCTACTCGCAGGACTACAACGGATATAAAGTTGCTGAGAAGGGCGGCGATTTATCCGGCTTCCATTCTAATCTTTGGCTGCTGCCTGAGCAGAACACGGGAATCTTCCTCGCATTGAACAGCGATAAAGGCAATCTGCGCCAGCCCCTGTTCCATCAGTTCATGAGCCGTTATTTCCCTAAGGCAAGCAAGGCCCCCGCTTCCATTGAGCCTGCAGCTACCCAAGAGCAGCTTCAGCGTTTCGCAGGCTTGTACCGCCATCTGCGAACACCAGCCTTAACTTCGGAGATCACCGCAATAGACGGCGCACTGCTGGTTAAGGATGTGTTCGGAGAGCATAAGCTGCGGCAGAATGAGGAGCTGCTGTTTTATGATGAAGAAGACAAGCCGGCCGGCTTCAAGCTGGATGCCGACGGCAAGGTGCTGTACTTCTATTACAACCAGCCCGACAGCTGGCTTGAAAAGCTGCCTGAGCCCCAGCACTTCAGCGATGTGGGCTCTGATCATCCCTATGCCAAATACATCTATAATCTTGTTCAGTTAGGCGCCATTCCTGAAAGCACTGGATCCTTCCAGCCGGATCGCCCAGTTACACGCGGACAATTCATTGCCCAGTTGATCCCTCTTGCCGGATTTCAGTCTTCGACCCGGCCCAGCGCATTCAAAGACACCAAGGGCAGCCCATATGAGACCGCCATTCAGACTGCGCTTGATTACGGTGTCGTTCAAGGACTGCCGGGCAGTTATTTCGGCCCCGACCTGCCTCTAACACGTGAACAGGCTGCAACCTTTGTCTGGCGGATTGCCCATATTGGACTGGGAGCTGCCCCGGTGAAGGCTGCTGTGCAGAAGCCCTTCTCGGACTGGGCCGCCGAAGGTGTCCAGTATGTGGTTGGCCGCGGCCTTTATGGTCCTGACGCAGAATTGTCAGACGGGAAAGTAAATTACAGGGCACAGGATCCAATGCTGAATCAGGAGGCTGCAGCTTTAATCTACCGGCTGCTGCAGAACCTGCTGTAA
- a CDS encoding ATP-binding protein — MFSFFQRPRVSRRIIYIFMGLVVLATTYIQIQLFTNPYSGISVEPDSSGGWMISRIDRDSPGSRTNLKPGDRILAFDGEPEPEVFIIDRRQMLTGTHSLKVKSKEGQPYTIQLKAGSKDKLENGFAFVMEILLVGVGTYALSKNPESLLIRRFLLMNLLFAFVIVALFSDELVLSGYLFTFCAIWMPYVIISFYLLFAFRPIYSKFRALLRGYQVYSLMFSVFALGFMLQRHVYDWVTSVLNMALLATLLLMAAITVWHWSKFDRIEKNQLYILFTGITVSLLPYVWLYALPYLLWERYWITAEYALVGLVPISATFTYLLVQRQVLDMRFYIPRLAAHSLYFSLTLVLFLLTTVWGSIGYAVLLFILLALLTGGYRLLLRRLQHGEKRKKDWLEQQKLLLSLQLAGNKNIRDILKLFAELLQDMIEVEGLTLVYYDDSSLPLVHNTGIYEGKGTKGPAPLRDTPEPEWSAGSEYAAVFVLVHELEEQRLGYLCLGPKRNQTLFSAEEQRIIQKFRSEAVQMLMNARHLLRLRREYEDNQKQIDHYERQVHDFRSYSQGLLEAREAEKVRISYFLHDDLLQNLIFLSRDLEELHDTGRYQQERNAKWLKCLADSQRSIRALSDHLYPHILDKGNLQEALHWLLQDMNRLEELNVTLQFEAPLPDAFPVFIKANLFRAARELVVNVFKHAMASELKVRVWIDGDSIYCSVSDNGIGFNGNIAITAPADGRPRFGLLSIREQMEHLGGTALIDSVPEQGTSVTLKIPLYKEPSSHD; from the coding sequence ATGTTCAGCTTTTTTCAACGCCCCCGTGTCAGCCGTAGGATCATCTACATCTTCATGGGGCTTGTAGTGCTCGCCACAACCTATATACAGATTCAATTATTCACCAATCCCTACTCAGGCATCAGCGTGGAACCGGATTCCAGCGGCGGATGGATGATCTCCAGAATCGATAGGGACAGCCCTGGTTCGAGAACAAACCTCAAACCAGGTGATCGTATTCTCGCTTTCGATGGGGAGCCGGAACCGGAAGTATTTATCATTGACAGAAGGCAAATGCTTACTGGAACCCATAGTCTGAAGGTTAAAAGCAAGGAAGGGCAGCCGTATACCATTCAGCTTAAAGCTGGCAGTAAAGACAAACTGGAGAATGGCTTTGCCTTCGTCATGGAAATCCTTCTGGTGGGTGTAGGCACTTATGCCCTGAGCAAGAATCCTGAATCGCTGCTGATCCGCAGATTTCTGCTGATGAATCTGTTGTTTGCATTCGTCATAGTGGCGCTGTTCTCGGATGAGCTTGTGCTCTCCGGCTACCTGTTCACTTTTTGTGCAATCTGGATGCCTTATGTGATAATTTCCTTCTATCTGCTGTTTGCCTTCCGTCCTATTTATTCAAAATTCCGTGCCTTGCTGCGGGGTTATCAGGTCTACTCGCTGATGTTCTCGGTCTTTGCTCTAGGCTTCATGCTGCAGCGTCATGTATATGACTGGGTAACCAGTGTTCTGAATATGGCCTTGCTTGCCACACTGCTGCTGATGGCTGCCATAACGGTCTGGCACTGGAGCAAATTCGACCGGATTGAGAAAAATCAGCTCTACATCCTGTTTACAGGAATAACCGTAAGTCTGCTTCCTTATGTATGGCTGTATGCCCTGCCCTATCTGTTATGGGAACGGTATTGGATCACGGCAGAATATGCATTGGTTGGTCTGGTGCCGATTTCTGCAACGTTCACTTATCTGCTCGTCCAGCGGCAGGTTCTGGACATGAGATTCTATATTCCCAGATTGGCCGCGCACAGCCTGTACTTCAGCCTGACACTAGTGCTATTTCTATTGACAACCGTCTGGGGTTCGATAGGATACGCGGTGTTATTGTTCATTCTGCTGGCGCTATTGACCGGCGGCTATCGTCTGCTGCTGCGGCGGCTGCAGCATGGGGAAAAGCGCAAAAAAGACTGGCTGGAGCAACAGAAGCTGCTTCTCTCCCTACAGCTGGCCGGTAACAAGAATATCCGCGATATCCTCAAGCTGTTCGCTGAGCTTCTGCAGGATATGATTGAAGTAGAAGGTCTTACACTGGTATATTACGATGACAGTTCCCTGCCGCTTGTACATAACACAGGGATTTACGAGGGAAAAGGGACGAAGGGTCCAGCTCCGTTACGGGACACCCCTGAACCTGAATGGTCCGCCGGCAGCGAATACGCTGCCGTATTCGTGCTGGTGCATGAACTGGAGGAGCAGCGGCTGGGCTACCTGTGCCTTGGACCGAAGCGTAATCAGACCTTGTTCTCTGCCGAAGAACAGCGGATCATCCAGAAATTCCGCAGCGAAGCTGTTCAGATGCTTATGAACGCCCGCCATCTGCTCCGCTTGAGGCGCGAATATGAGGACAATCAAAAACAGATTGACCATTACGAGCGCCAGGTGCATGATTTCCGCAGCTATAGCCAGGGCTTGCTGGAGGCCAGAGAAGCAGAGAAGGTCCGCATCTCTTATTTCCTGCATGATGACTTGCTGCAGAACCTGATCTTCTTGTCCCGGGATCTGGAGGAGCTGCATGATACCGGAAGATACCAGCAGGAGCGCAATGCGAAATGGCTCAAATGTCTGGCCGATTCTCAGCGCAGCATCCGGGCGCTCAGCGATCATTTATATCCGCATATTCTGGATAAAGGCAATCTGCAGGAAGCACTGCACTGGCTGCTGCAAGACATGAACCGCCTGGAGGAGCTTAACGTGACCCTGCAGTTTGAGGCTCCATTGCCGGACGCCTTCCCTGTCTTTATCAAGGCGAATCTCTTCCGGGCAGCCCGCGAGCTGGTCGTCAACGTTTTCAAGCATGCGATGGCTTCCGAACTGAAGGTCCGTGTCTGGATAGACGGTGACAGCATCTATTGCAGTGTGTCCGACAACGGCATAGGCTTCAACGGAAATATTGCCATTACGGCCCCTGCCGACGGCCGCCCCCGCTTCGGACTGCTGTCGATCCGGGAACAGATGGAGCATCTGGGTGGAACGGCTCTGATTGACTCTGTACCGGAACAGGGAACTTCCGTCACTCTCAAAATACCTCTCTATAAGGAGCCATCATCTCATGATTGA
- a CDS encoding response regulator transcription factor, whose translation MIDNITLYILDDHPLVLDGLKSRLDEEPGLEVLRTFTDPVEFLAETALLRPDVVLMDISLPQMDGFQVARLLKENYGNVLKIILLSGYTYEEFYYKAYRIGVHAYLSKQSSYSIIINAIKQSVLGNILVPEHLRASASPDALTTTERQVLRWLAKEKSNKEIATELALSQRTVEYHLAAINQKLGVKTRIGAVVKGFECGLLTFWDED comes from the coding sequence ATGATTGACAATATAACTCTGTATATTCTTGATGATCACCCCCTTGTGCTGGACGGGCTTAAGAGCCGTCTGGACGAGGAGCCCGGCCTTGAAGTTCTGCGGACCTTCACAGATCCGGTAGAATTCCTCGCAGAGACGGCGCTGCTGCGCCCGGATGTAGTGCTGATGGATATCTCGCTGCCACAGATGGACGGCTTCCAGGTAGCCCGGCTGTTGAAGGAGAACTACGGCAATGTGCTGAAGATTATTCTGTTATCCGGCTATACCTACGAAGAGTTCTACTACAAAGCGTACCGAATCGGCGTTCATGCCTACCTCTCCAAACAAAGCTCATACAGCATCATTATCAACGCGATCAAACAAAGTGTGCTGGGCAATATTCTGGTCCCTGAGCATCTTCGGGCTTCCGCTTCTCCAGACGCGCTAACAACAACCGAACGACAAGTGCTGCGCTGGCTGGCGAAGGAGAAATCCAACAAGGAAATTGCCACAGAGCTGGCCTTAAGCCAGCGGACTGTCGAATACCATCTGGCCGCAATCAATCAGAAGCTGGGGGTGAAGACAAGAATCGGTGCTGTGGTGAAGGGGTTTGAGTGTGGTCTATTAACTTTTTGGGATGAGGATTGA
- a CDS encoding carbohydrate ABC transporter permease translates to MGVLEPVVKENMGKIKNNRSSDTVMEYVMYAIAVVFLIILMYPLYFIIIASFSDPSAVAGGQVWLFPKGFTFDGYRELLRHENIWIGYRNTVLYTVAGTAIGLVVNISAAYALSRKDLAGRKFLSLFFIFTMFFNGGLIPTFLTIRDFHMYDTFLVMVLPFSVGVYNIIVARTFFQTSIPGDLWEAAQIDGCGNLRYFAQVVLPLSKAIIAVLGLWIAVGYWNSYFNALIYLKNPNLHPLQLILRNILITNQMQSGMGTGEAAQIALRLANMMRYSVIIVATVPIMCVYPFVQKYFNQGVMIGAVKE, encoded by the coding sequence ATGGGAGTCTTGGAACCTGTAGTGAAAGAGAACATGGGAAAAATAAAAAACAACCGTTCCTCGGATACGGTTATGGAATATGTAATGTATGCCATTGCGGTGGTCTTTCTGATCATCCTGATGTACCCGCTGTATTTTATCATTATCGCTTCGTTCAGTGATCCTTCTGCGGTGGCGGGCGGACAGGTGTGGCTGTTCCCCAAAGGGTTCACCTTTGACGGTTACAGAGAGCTGCTGCGGCATGAAAACATTTGGATCGGGTACCGGAATACAGTCCTCTACACGGTGGCGGGCACAGCCATTGGGCTTGTGGTCAATATCTCGGCGGCTTATGCATTGTCCCGAAAGGATCTTGCCGGACGAAAGTTCCTGTCGCTCTTCTTCATCTTTACGATGTTTTTTAACGGCGGTCTGATTCCGACCTTTCTGACGATCCGCGATTTTCATATGTACGATACCTTCCTGGTCATGGTGCTGCCTTTTTCAGTAGGCGTTTATAACATTATTGTTGCACGTACTTTTTTCCAGACCAGCATTCCCGGAGACTTGTGGGAAGCGGCGCAGATCGACGGCTGCGGGAACCTGCGTTATTTTGCCCAAGTGGTTCTGCCGCTCTCCAAAGCTATCATTGCGGTGCTGGGATTATGGATTGCTGTCGGCTACTGGAATTCATATTTTAATGCGCTGATTTATTTGAAAAATCCGAACCTGCATCCGCTGCAGCTGATTCTCCGCAACATTCTGATCACCAATCAGATGCAGTCGGGCATGGGGACAGGCGAAGCTGCCCAAATCGCGCTGCGTTTGGCTAATATGATGCGCTATTCCGTGATCATCGTTGCCACCGTTCCAATTATGTGTGTGTATCCGTTTGTGCAGAAGTACTTTAATCAAGGGGTTATGATCGGCGCCGTGAAGGAATAG
- a CDS encoding ABC transporter permease, translating to MKSGQASPARAFGQMKRNWGLYLLLLPAVVLTLLFAYKPMYGVLIAFKDYSPAMGISDSPWAGFKYFEKFFNSYQFSSTIKNTLIISLYSLLTFPIPILLALMVNQMRPNRFRRFFQTVSYMPHFISTVVMVGLMMILLSPSTGFVGNLYSLFGKEAPDLMGSSSLFSSVYVWSDVWQHVGWDSIIFIAALSAVDPSLYEAATVDGASRWHKVRYIDIPMLMPTAVTLLILRVGGLLGVGFEKVYLMQNDLNATSSEILSTYVYKIGLLSSQYSFSSAVNLFNTVINFILLIIVNQISKKLSENSLW from the coding sequence ATGAAATCCGGTCAAGCCAGTCCGGCACGGGCATTCGGACAAATGAAACGAAATTGGGGACTGTACCTGTTACTGCTTCCCGCTGTGGTGCTTACATTATTATTCGCCTACAAACCGATGTATGGGGTGCTCATTGCTTTTAAGGATTATAGTCCGGCGATGGGTATAAGTGACAGTCCATGGGCGGGATTCAAGTATTTCGAGAAGTTTTTTAATTCCTATCAGTTTTCATCGACGATTAAGAATACATTGATCATCAGCTTGTACAGCCTGCTTACGTTTCCAATCCCGATTCTGCTGGCACTGATGGTCAATCAGATGCGGCCAAACCGGTTTAGACGTTTTTTCCAGACCGTATCCTATATGCCGCATTTTATTTCAACCGTGGTTATGGTTGGGCTGATGATGATACTGCTGTCCCCAAGCACCGGGTTTGTCGGTAATCTGTACAGTTTGTTTGGCAAAGAAGCCCCCGATCTGATGGGCTCCTCCAGCTTGTTCAGCAGTGTCTATGTCTGGTCGGATGTGTGGCAGCATGTGGGCTGGGACAGTATTATCTTTATCGCCGCGCTGTCTGCAGTAGACCCCAGTCTGTACGAGGCCGCTACTGTAGACGGTGCAAGCCGCTGGCATAAAGTCCGCTATATTGATATTCCGATGCTGATGCCGACAGCGGTTACACTGCTGATCCTGCGCGTCGGAGGGCTGTTGGGGGTTGGCTTTGAAAAGGTCTATCTCATGCAGAACGATCTGAATGCCACTTCAAGCGAAATTCTTTCAACGTATGTCTACAAAATTGGTCTGCTCAGCAGCCAATACAGCTTTTCCTCGGCGGTCAACCTGTTCAACACGGTCATTAACTTTATCTTGCTCATTATCGTCAATCAGATTTCCAAAAAACTCAGCGAAAACAGCTTGTGGTAG
- a CDS encoding LacI family DNA-binding transcriptional regulator — MTVTLKKVARRAGVSPSTVSRVLSGHPNVKEETSRKVKEIMEELGYTPNIIAQNLVLRSTNSICVLLPRPAEKLFSYLFSMECMSGIVAQASRLGFDILIASGANEQEELEVVSRLLKGGRADGVIVLSSRKEDAVIQFLKSNSYPYVLFISE; from the coding sequence TTGACAGTTACACTTAAGAAAGTGGCCCGTAGAGCCGGAGTTTCTCCTTCCACGGTCTCCCGGGTATTGTCGGGCCATCCGAATGTTAAGGAGGAGACCTCCCGCAAGGTCAAGGAGATCATGGAGGAGCTGGGCTATACCCCGAATATCATCGCACAGAACCTGGTCTTAAGAAGTACCAACAGTATCTGTGTTCTGCTGCCGAGGCCGGCCGAGAAGCTGTTCTCCTACCTGTTCTCCATGGAATGCATGAGCGGGATTGTTGCACAGGCCAGCCGTCTGGGCTTCGATATCCTCATTGCTTCAGGAGCAAATGAGCAGGAGGAGCTGGAGGTTGTATCCCGTCTCCTCAAGGGAGGGCGGGCCGACGGTGTGATTGTGCTCTCTTCCCGCAAAGAGGACGCCGTCATTCAGTTTCTCAAGTCGAATAGCTATCCGTATGTACTGTTCATATCGGAATGA